From a single Fulvivirga ulvae genomic region:
- the recN gene encoding DNA repair protein RecN produces MLKHLLIKNYALIQHLEITPSANLNIITGETGAGKSIMLGAVGLLLGNRADTKTLFDEESKCIIEGQFDVRNYNLQKAFDEEELDYAEVSIFRREISPTGKSRAFINDTPVTLDILKRLGTRLMDVHSQHETLNLGKQNYQLAFVDAFAGTTSLRHAYKKDYDAYKKAQKHLEKLKAENAEISKEADYNTFLLNELVKADLKADEQAELEASLEVMEHAEEIKTKLNGSLDVLSNSEFSAIDSLQQAKVFLGQLSKYGKGYSSLFERLESSFIELQDIIRELEKEEEQVEFNPEQTQLIQERLSMIYQLQQKHHAGSVEELISIREDLTLKTDRFNSMDAEIQKAEAEVAKLKDAAEKKALELSQKRNAVFVKLEKDLGELLAQVGIPDATVKITSTKSELTDKGIDLINILFSANKGIAPQELSKVASGGEFSRFMFCVKYILAQKISLPTIIFDEIDTGVSGEIALKLGSMMKRMAQNHQLITISHLPQVAAKGDKHYFVYKDSSSIKAESKIKALEEQERVEEIAKMIGGDKPSSVAFESAKELISSN; encoded by the coding sequence ATGCTAAAACATCTTCTAATCAAGAATTATGCGCTAATCCAACACCTGGAAATCACTCCATCAGCTAACCTGAATATCATCACAGGAGAAACGGGTGCGGGTAAGTCTATTATGCTTGGAGCAGTCGGATTACTGCTCGGTAACCGCGCCGACACCAAAACGCTGTTTGATGAAGAAAGCAAATGTATCATAGAAGGTCAGTTTGATGTTAGAAACTACAATCTGCAAAAGGCTTTTGATGAAGAAGAACTTGATTATGCAGAGGTATCTATTTTCAGAAGAGAAATAAGCCCCACCGGTAAGTCGCGTGCTTTTATAAATGATACGCCTGTAACATTAGATATACTCAAAAGGCTTGGCACCCGACTGATGGATGTGCATTCGCAACATGAGACGCTGAACCTCGGCAAACAAAATTACCAACTTGCTTTTGTGGATGCCTTCGCCGGCACTACCTCCCTGAGGCATGCATACAAAAAGGATTATGATGCTTATAAAAAAGCTCAGAAACACCTGGAGAAGCTCAAAGCCGAAAATGCGGAGATAAGCAAGGAAGCTGATTACAATACTTTCCTGCTTAATGAACTGGTAAAGGCTGACCTGAAAGCTGACGAACAGGCAGAACTTGAAGCATCCCTTGAAGTAATGGAGCATGCTGAGGAAATAAAAACAAAACTCAACGGCTCACTGGATGTCCTCTCCAACAGTGAATTCTCAGCCATTGACAGTTTACAACAGGCTAAGGTTTTCCTTGGTCAGTTGAGCAAGTATGGCAAAGGCTATTCATCACTTTTTGAACGTCTGGAAAGTTCCTTCATAGAGCTTCAGGATATCATCAGGGAGCTGGAAAAAGAGGAAGAACAGGTTGAGTTCAACCCCGAACAAACCCAGTTGATTCAGGAGCGGCTCAGCATGATCTATCAGCTTCAGCAGAAGCACCATGCAGGCTCTGTCGAAGAATTGATCAGCATACGGGAAGATCTTACCCTCAAAACTGACCGCTTCAACAGTATGGATGCAGAGATACAAAAGGCTGAGGCAGAAGTGGCTAAGTTAAAGGACGCTGCGGAGAAAAAGGCACTGGAGCTAAGTCAGAAACGTAATGCCGTATTCGTCAAACTTGAAAAAGATCTAGGCGAACTTCTGGCCCAGGTAGGCATACCGGATGCCACCGTAAAGATCACCAGCACCAAAAGTGAACTGACTGATAAAGGAATTGACCTGATCAACATTCTTTTCAGTGCTAATAAAGGTATAGCACCTCAGGAGCTTTCCAAAGTAGCTTCCGGCGGTGAGTTTTCAAGGTTTATGTTCTGTGTAAAGTACATACTGGCTCAAAAGATATCTCTGCCAACTATCATTTTCGACGAAATAGATACTGGTGTTTCCGGAGAAATCGCCCTGAAACTGGGTTCAATGATGAAGCGCATGGCACAGAACCATCAGCTTATTACGATCAGCCATCTGCCTCAGGTTGCTGCTAAAGGGGACAAACATTATTTCGTTTATAAGGACAGCTCATCAATAAAGGCAGAAAGTAAGATCAAAGCATTAGAAGAGCAGGAACGAGTCGAGGAAATAGCTAAAATGATCGGAGGAGATAAACCTTCAAGCGTTGCTTTTGAAAGTGCAAAGGAACTTATCAGCTCTAATTAA